In Magnolia sinica isolate HGM2019 chromosome 16, MsV1, whole genome shotgun sequence, the genomic window ATGCTACTACCATAGGTTTTGTTCACaccaacaatctctctctctctctctctctggacacTGGGATGCTACTACCATAGGTTTTGTTCACaccaacaatctctctctctctctctctctctctctctctctctctctctctctctctctctctctatatatatatatatatatatatagtgtagtGGTTTCCTGCGCACGTCCCGCAAGAGACTTCCGTGCGCACCAAGGCGGACTTGCTTAGAGGGTATAGCAGGGTGTGCTCCATCATATTGTATTCATggaatccactccgcccattatTGCCGGACAGGCTAAAATTAGCTCTGAGGCTCATCAATCAGTTATATTCATGATTTAGGTGTGGCAAACAAAGGAAATAATGGAGAAGGGAGTAACTGCCATTGAATTTGTactaggcctaccatgatgtttatgtgaaatccacttcaactagTATCCACCCAGTGAAGATTCATACATCTGAACCAAATTTTATGGTCGGAagtgatttatgtgggccacgtTGAGTGAAATAGTTAAGATAGTAGGCATCCCCTTCACTGTTTCTTCTATACATGTGAATGATGTTTGAGCCCTGTTACCAAATTGTCATCACACGGCATATGTTTGGACTGGATTTCACttacacatcacattaggccacccCCCTCCCTCATTTTTTCCACTCATCTCTGCATGTTGACCAAACGGCCTGCCAGCATAAACTTCTCTGTGGGTAAGTGCTGGAagcataatgtgggccccactataatatatgtatattttatccaccgttcatccttttttcatatcattttagggcatgacctcaaacatgagaaagatccaattctcaagtggaccacaccattggaaatggCGGGGATTAAATGACCCCCATTAAAAATTTCCCTGGAGGCCTTACAAGTTttctattaagctgatatttgtgttttctcttcatccaagtttgtatgacttaatcaatacagtccacctaagaagtttttaatgttgggcgttcaatcaccactgttttcatgtggtgaggtccagCTAACATTTGGATTTGGCTCAATTTTTAGCTAATGCTGTAAAATGAGTATGAtagaatagatggacagtttggataaaacaaataGGTTATTTTGAGGCCATGACCATCAGCTAGCAATCCATGTCCATTAGTAGGCAATCCACGTTGAGGGGGGTGTTGTGATGAGTATGTGAAGTCACCCAAATACCTGATCCAAGCAGGTAATATGAGTAGAAACAGTGCACAGGGGAACCCACCATCCAAATGTTTtcgcttggtgtggcccacataaatcacccatgggcctaaaaattttTCCCCCTCTTCATGCATTTTCACGAATCaactaatgggtggagtggatttcatgtacatATCACGGTATACTCTATAAAGATTCAACAATAGGCATTCACTCTCCCACTATTTCTcatagtgtggttcacctaaatCACGAATATTTCTGATTTATTACCCTTACTGCTAAATTTATATTACAAACCAAATGATTGGAATAGATTTCATGAACTTATCGTAGTGAGGCCCACCTCATCCTGCCCAGCCCTACCCATCTAAGTGAGTTAGCCAAGGTGCGCACAAAGGCATCTACAATACGGTGCGCAGGAGACCACCACTCTCTCTCACAATCTttctacttatatatatatatatatatatatatatatatatatatatatatatatatatatatatatatatatatatatatatatattcttcgtattttagagtattatataaaaaataagttaaattcaaggcttaagtggaccacacggtgagGGTTGGTGGAGAACGACACCTCctgcattaaaatttttttaactaTGCCAACCATTCAATGCTTCTTGAGATCTACagtgaggtttatttgccatctaacttgctCATAGGGCATGTTGGGCGGGGCACTGGATATGGTATAAAGAGGTAATAGGAGGGTTATTGCGGGCCATCCCATTCCGAGGCACTGGATATGGTATAAAGAGGTAATAGGAGGGTTATTTGGGATGGCGGGATGTATTTCATCCGCCGTGCCCCCGtatacaccgtctctctctctgaGATGGATTCGGTCAATCCCAGAATGTGAGTTTTCACCGCTATGTGGGGCTTACtgagatatcaatgagatatccactccctccatcattttcaccgGCCTACATTTAGCCATGAACCTGTTTTGAGGCAGATATAAAacagtgagtggggcacaccacaagacACAGTGGAGAAGCAAACCCATGGGACTTGCCATTTGTGACAGTTCAAACACGTTGCCTTATATCCCATGGGCTATTGCAAACCCATGGAATCAACGGACAAatgctgacatcaccatcattactttAAAATTGATCCCTTCCCTCCTAATCTCACGGGTTTCACCTTGCCAAACGCGCCCATGAGGTCACATATACTAGATGGATTaaaggaaaacatatatatcagcttgatctgaagcTTATGGGAACCTGGGGAGTTTTAATGCTAgattttaatccccactgtgtagtCCACTTCAGCCTTGGAACTGCCacttttttgggcttatatcctaaaatgataataaaaaatggatgaacaatgtggataatacctctctctctctctctctctctctctctctctctctctctctctctctatatatatatatatatatatatatatatatacacacacacacacacacggtcaGAGCCGTTTCCTGTGTGTCGAGCTATGGACAGGCCAGGGTAACACCAATCTGAGTCCGCTTCCAAGCAGCTGCCCCACGGAAGGGACTAGctaggtgagaccctggcctcacctAAGATGGCGCGTATCTTACCGTGGGGTCTATTttcatgtatgtattctgtattaaaactgtccattcgtttttttatataattttatggtatgatgctcaaaatgaagaagatccaaatttcatgtggaccacattctatgaaaaagtggtgattgaatgtcctgTCATTAGAAACTTCTTAGGACGCACATTAATGTTTCTGTAGTGTTTAATTTCCTTACAATCAGGTCAgataagcctagatgaagggaaaaacaaatatcaacttgatccaaaactttcgtggcccattaatagtcaatcaccacttttctttggtatggtccacctgataattggacctGCTTCATGTTTTTTATAATCCCCTAGATTGatctataaaaacggatggacggcgtagatacagaataaatacaccatggtgggccacatggtaaGGGCCGTACTGTCTTTAGGAGTGTGGAGTGTCACCGAATCCGCTCCCGCTGTTCGCCCCCTTCCCTCCAATGGGATTCTGCCTGCCTCCTCTGCCAGAATATCTGACACAAGCGTCCCTCTTCCTGACACGTAGGTCACAAAAATCCAACGCGCTGCCACGTCAGTCACTGGTCCCTGCCTCTCTCTGACATGATCGGGGGCCCCACCAGCATGGGCGACTCGACGCCCACACCACAGGAGGTGGTCCCgcgggagacggattggctacccccctgacaccagccccgtggctggtggtcggtgttctgtggccccaccgtgatgtatgtgtttcatccattcggttcatccatttttacatatcattttagggattgatggaaaaaatgatagggatatatcttaggtggaccacaccacaggaaaacaataatgattggatatccaccgttaaaatcgtcataaggcccactgtactgttatttgacatccaatctgttgattaggtcataaggacccagatgaagggaaaaaataaatatcagcttcatccatcattcacactgtttcctgtaatgtggtccacttgagattgagatataactcattttttctttcataccataaaatgatctataaaaatagatggatggcatggatgaaaagcatacatcatggtggggcccacagagcaccgaccaccagccaatggctggtggcagggggagtagccaatccgtttccagtcaGCGACGCCACGTGTCCTCCTACTCCTTCTCGACCAACTTCCAGTCACCGACGCTCTTCCCCCAACGGTTAACGGTCTAGAAGTCCTCCGTACGAGACGGTAACCATTGACCTGCCGGTCAAACCGGTCATTCACATAGTCTTTAATACATACCTTGAATCCGGTCTCCTTTTTCTTCTCGGCTCTGAATTCATTTGTCCCGGTGTTCCAGTTCTATCCTCTCTCAAAAGGTATGGTTTCTTTAAAGAATCgttcttttctattttatttcatttttgtttAATTCAATTTCTTTTGTTAAATACAAATCCTAGATAATCTCTTACTAATCTCATAATTAACATCATCAATTAaagttttcttcttgtttctgccaAAAAATCAATCTAAATTATTTGGTATTTGATTAAATTGGGTCGACTCCTAACCCTTCATGATAGCCACATTTGTGGGCAATCTcagctcttcatccattgggcctAACACATGTGCCtcgcaaccaaaaaaaaaaaacacagatggACCATACATATACAGAAAATAGGCAGTTGAAAATGCTGACCGACGGTAAATGGacgatcaaggtggggcccacccgccACGCGGCCCACTCAAAGAACAGGCCTGATCTCCCGCATGTGCTATACTCATCAGAGCTACCTCATtgtatatcattgaaaatttAGATTTCTTTTGGATTTTTTCTGATAAGTTGAATTATTTTTTCTAATAAGTAGAATTCTCCGTTCATTCGGATTTCTCAGCCACATATCACAAGTAATGTTATGGGCGGCATTTTGCTCACCACACATTGCATTTGTAACATTCCTTCCACAACTGAATTGGATCAGATATATATCATCTCTCATTGTCGAAGTGTCGATTTCCAATTCTAGTAAGACCTTATCGAACCAATGTGTCTGCAGCTGGGCCCGGCCGCTATTGAGGGGTCACCATGCTGATGTTCTTGAGCGGTCGTAAATGCATTTCGGCTCCAAGAATGATAAGATACAGTCATTCTGTTTTGTTTCTTTAATAAACTTATTCTGTGGTAGAAATTTTTAAGGACTACCACAAACTGCAAACTGTTTGGATTTTCTTTGCTGAATGGACACTCATCTAGGCATTTGGGGCGGCATGTTAAACCATTACTGGATTGATCCGAACATCGCTTTCAACCCCAACTCAGCATTCGCATTTCCAGTCCGAGCTGTAATGCAGTAAAGCTGCTGATTTGGGTGGAAAAACGCCGTGCCCCTTCTGCCTCCCAAAggtcatccaaacaggcccatcaAAAACTTGCAGGACTTGGTAACTATTTCACTTGTCTGATGCACTTGAATTTTCAGCTTTCGAGACATTCTCAGTCGATCTTCTGCTCACAGAACTTCACCAATAAGAAAACTTTGAAAAGTTGGCTTTTCGTTGGCGAAAGGGTGGGCTAGTTTTCAAGCATATTCAAGTCTGACAGAGAATTTGGGCTCTAAACAGATTGTAATATTTGTTCGGCCGATCGTGAAAGGTATTTGTCGAATATGGATGTGAAGTCGAACCATGCATCCCCGGTGCTTGCAGACTCCTTGCTGCTTACCAAGTCCAGATTAGGCATCCCACTGACTTGTCAGTATCCGATCCGCGCCCCTGCCAGAGCATCTGACACAAGCGtcctatgggccctaccatgatgtatgtgtttcatccattccgttaatatatttttatagatcattttatggctttatataaaaaattatagggatataaatcttaagtaggccacaccacaggacaaaaataatgaatggatattcacaattaaaatcctcctaaggccactgtactgtttatttcacatccaatctgttgatttggtcataaagacccagatgatgggaaaaaataaatatcagcttgatctaaaacttttatatcccccaaaacgtttttaatggtcaaaattcattcaacactgtttcctgtaatgtggtccacttgagattgagatatacttcattttttttattatatcataaaatgatatataaaaatagatggacagcatggatgacacatatacatcatggtgggcctcacagagcatcgaccaccagccaatggctggtgtcagggggagtagccaatccgttccctctcttcgggacggattggctactccccctgacaccagccccgtggctggtggtcggtgctctatgggccctaccatgatgtatgtgtttcatccattccgttaatatacttttatagatcattttatggctttatataaaaaattatagggatataaatcttaagtaggccacaccacaggacaaaaataatgaatggatattcacaattaaaatcctcctaaggccactgtactgtttatttcacatccaatttgttgatttggtcataaagacccagatgatgggaaaaaataaatatcagcttgatctaaaacttttatatcccccaaaacgtttttaatggtcaaaattcattcaacactgtttcctgtaatgtggtccacttgagattgagatatacttcattttttttattatatcataaaatgatatataaaaatagatggacagcatggatgacacatatacatcatggtgggcctcacagagcatcgaccaccagccaatggccggtgtcagggggagtagccaatccgttccctcccTCTTCCTGACACGTAGGTCACAAAAATCCAACGCGCTGCCACGGCAATCACTGGTCCTGCATCTCTCTGACATGCTCCGGGGCCCACCAGCACGGGCGACTCGACGCCCACACCACAGGAGGTGGTCCCGCGGGAGATGGATTGGCtacccccctgacaccagccccgtggctggtggtcggtgctctgtcgccccaccgtgatggatgtgtttcatccattcggttcatccatttttacatatcattttagggattgatggaaaaaaatgatagggatataaatcttagtggaccacaccacaggaaaacaataatgattggatatccaccgttaaaatcgtcataaggcccactgtactgttatttgacatccaatctgttgattaagtcataaagacccagatgaagggaaaaaataaaaatcagcttcatccatcattcacactgtttccagtaatgtggtccacttgagattgagatataactcattttttctttcataccataaaatgatctataaaaatagatggacggcatggatgaaaacatacatcatggtggggcccaaagagcaccgaccaccagccaatggctggtggcagggggagtagccaatccgtttccggtcaGTGACGCCACGTGTCCTCCTACTCCTTCTTGACCAACTTCCAGTCACCGACGCTCTTCCCCCAACGGTTAACGGTCTAGAACTCCTCCGTACGAGACGGTAACCATTGACCTGCCGGTCAAACCGGTCATTCACATAGTCTTTAATACATACCTTGAATCCGGTCTCGTTTTTCTTCTCGGCTTTGAAATCATTTGTTTTGGAGTTCCATTTCTATCCTCTCTTAGAAGGTATGGTTTCTTTAAAAAATCATTCTTtcctattttatttcattttttgtttaattcaaTTTCTTTTGTTAAATACAAATCCTAGATAATCTCTTACTAATCTCATAATCAATTAaagttttcttcttgtttctgccaAAAAATCAATCTATATTGTTTGGTATTTGATCAAATTGGGttgaatcctaacccttcatgaTAGCCACATTTGTGGGCAATTCAGCTCTTCATCCAGTGGGCCTAACACATGTGCctcgcaaaaaaaaaagaaaagaaaagaaaacacagATGGACCATACATATACAGAAAATAGGCAATTAAAAATGCTGACCGACGGTCAATGGacgatcaaggtggggcccacccaccacGCGGCCCACACAAAGAACAGGCCTGATCTCCCCCATGTGCTATACTCATCAGAGCTACCTCATtgtatatcattgaaaatttagatttcttttgaattttttctgaTAGGTAGAATTATTTTTTCTAATTAGTCTAATTCTCCATTCATTCGGATTTCTCAGCCACATATCACAAGTAATGTTATGGCCGGCATTTTGCTCACCACACATTGCATTTGTAACATTCCTTCCACAACTAAATTGGATCAGATATATATCATCTCTTGTTGTCGAACGATTTCCAATTCTAGTAAGACCTTATCGAACCAATGTGTCTGCAGCTGGGCCCGGCCGCTATTGAGGGGTCACCATGCTGATGTTCTTGAGCGGTCATAAATGCATTTCGGCTCCAAGAATGATAAGATACAGTCATTCTGTTTTGTTTCTTTAATAAACTTATTCTGTGGTAGAAAATTTTAAGGACTACCACAAACTGCAAACTGTTTGGATTTTCTTTGCTGAATGGACACTCATCTAGGCATTTGGGGCGGTATGTTAAACCATTACTGGATTGATCCGAACATCGCTTTCAACCCCAACTCAGCATTCGCATTTCCAATCCGAGCAGTAATGCAGTAAAGCTGCTGATTTGGGTGGAAACACGCCGTGCCCCTTCTGCCTCCCAAAggtcatccaaacaggcccatcaAAAACTAGCAGGACTTGGTAGCTATTTCACTTGTCTGATGCACTTGAATTTTCAGCTTTCGAGACATTCTCAGTCGATCTTCTGCTCACAGAACTTCACCAATAAGAAAACTTTGAAAAGTTGGCTTTCCGTCGGCGAAAGGGTGGGCTAGTTTTCAAGCATATTCAAGTCTGACAGAGAATTTGGGCTCTAAACAGATTGTAATCTTTGTTCGGCCGATCGTGAAAGGTATTTGTCGAATATGGATGTGAAGTCGAACCATGCATCCCCGGTGCTTGCAGACTCCTTGCTGCTTACCAAGTCCAGATTAGGCATCCCACTGAATTCAATTCCGGGTTCATCACCCGTGAGTCCTCGTGCCCCAGGCTTCCCTTCGAGCCGTTTCTTCGCATTGCAGAAGAAGAAATCTAGGCCGTCCAAGCTCGATGATGTCCGCACAAGTGGATGGCTTGATGCGATGAAAGCCTCGTCACGAACTCACAAAGAACCAAGTAAAGAAACAAATTCAGATGCAGCATATTGTTCTTGGACAGTAAGATCGCTTGCTGAATTCATTATAAGTGCTAAGATATTCAATCATAGGCCatattgtaatatatatactTCTTGTTTGTATACAAGTCtcaatatgtatatattttttttttctttcattagtTGATGCATCCATCAGCTCTTGGATCATTCGACCATATTGCTATATCCGCAGAAGGGAAGAATGTAGCTCTGTTTCTTGATTATGATGGGACCCTATCACCAATCGTCGATGACCCAGATTCAGCATTCATGTCTGACTTGGTAATATCTGATGCCTCAGCAATCAGCTTTTGGAAATTGGATGGAGATCAGGATAGTGATACatgcaacctttttttttttttttacttgtgcAGATGCGATCAGTTGTAAGCAATGTTGCAAAGCATTTCCCCACTGCAATAATAAGCGGGAGATGCCGGGATAAGGTACTTTGATATTTATCAATCCTGGGATGAATGTGGACATACACATGCATCAAGCAGACCCCATCATGTAGCTGAGCTGACCCAAAATTCAGACTGGCCGTTCATCGGTTGGACCACTTGCAACATTTTAATTGACTGTCCATTGTTCGCATACGTGTGTGGGCCACCCAATAATCTAACTGCTCTATATCTTGGCCAGTTCTTCAACAGatttggggtccacctgatatgcATAGTTTGAATTTCCACTCAAATGTTCTTGCTGGACCAATATAGAGGCCCATGATCAGATATTCATGTGGACTTACCAGAGCTCTACATTTCGATTTAAATCTCCAGGTTTATGGATTTGTCGGATTAGCCGAACTTTATTATGCTGGAAGTCATGGAATGGACATAATGGCACCAAAGCGGGCATCTGGGTCCAATACGTGCGGTCAAGATGCATCGTCGGATACAAACGtagggacttttttttttttgcttcatttAAATGTATTAATCAAAAGAGACAAGAAAtgtttgaaatttcaaaaggAAGTATTCACATTTTGGTGATGCTTTGTTGGTTGAACATTGTGATATTTCTCTTCGCGAAGCTGTCGGTTTGAGATTCTGCTCTATTAATGTGAGAATTCAAGGTTCTGTGGAATTTTTACATTATGGAGAGATTATCGGCATCAGAAATGTAATTTGGGCATctattgtttttagttttttcatACTAATGGCTTACGAAAATTCGCTGTCCCTTTTGGATTCTGCACCTTCCGGTTTGTGCAAGCAGGAAAAGGATGCGATTTTGTTCCAACCCGCCAGAGAATTTTTGCCCATGATCAATGAGGTATGATCTGATATATCATGTAGAGAGGATGATAAGGCCACATACTCATCTCCATGAGGAAATGTGAGAcatttggaccattcatctagCAGACCCCATCATGGCCagagcccaaaaatcacattggtCTGGATAAGCTAACTGTTTGGTTGGATGAGTTGTGATGGAAGAAGAGGATGGGCATGTACAATTGGTGGGATTTTGTGGGCCATTGCCCGATAATGGTGGGGCCATCTGCATGAGTGGTGCAGAACTTGGATGCAATTGTTATATCCTTTGGAGGTTTATTGTGACACTAGAACTTGTCATAGTATATGTTCATTGCATGCTAAACCATGAAATGTTATCCAGATTTCTCATAGTAGCTGTAATGCAGGTTTTCGAATCTCTCATCGAGTGCACCAAGGAAATCGATGGTGTCAAGGTCGAAAACAACAAGTTCTGCATTTCCGTCCATTACCGTTGTGTCAACGAGGAGGTGTGTTTCTCATCCCTCGACATTCTAATTTCTTCTATCAGTAGTTTGAAGATTGAATGTAACAAAAGCTCTGTATTTCCATTCATTGCCTTTATGTCAATAAGATGTATTTGTCAATTCCTCACATtcgggtgcatttggatgcactatcaaattgaattgcaaaagtTGGCTTAATATAGCTTGCAACTGTGTTCTTTCAAGTCAGACTCGAAATGAATGTAACTGCAATTCGAGGGCTATTTCCTCATTACAATTACTTTAAAAACATCATTGATTTCGATTCATTTGTACTTGACTAAAACGAACTTCTGCAATTCACTTCATTTGTTCACCGAAAAGCAGCTTTCGCTTCTTCCCGTGCTGGTTGTTTGTGTTATAAGTTCTGAAACCAGTTCAGTTAATGTACTAGAGTTGGGATGTTATTGGAGCACGCGTCTCTAACATTCTACAAGGGTACCCGCAACTCCAACTATGTCATGGCCGGAAGGTGAGGATTTCCTGATTATTTACAGCCCGTTCttttgtgaaattagtaagtgaACTGTGCGGATTCTTccggtctgctcatcaggtgagccCGCTGCAATCCGTTCATTATTCAGACCACACGTTTGCATTGCAGATTTCAACGTATGCAGCCTACCTGATGTGCAAATCAGCCTGATTGTGGGGCAGCATTGAATAACCCACTGATCTATTTGGAAATTAGCGACTCGATCTTGTTTGATTGGATTCCAATTACCGATCCAAACTCCAATTTTGTAATTGATCAGCGACTCAGCTGTTTTTTATAAAGTCAGCAAGCCTTTCAACTCTGCCAAGTGATCGAACAgctgattttcttttgattaacAATTTTAATTTCTATCATCGATGTAGGTACTAGAAATTCGGCCCATCATTAAATGGGACAAAGGCAAGGCCTTGGAATTCTTGCTGGATTCTCTCGGTGGGTCCCAAAACCAACTTTCCTGTTTTTCTCAGGATTCTTGTTGATCTGAATCATTGTGATTGTGAATGCTGAATTGCCTGCAGGGCTAGCTGATTGCTCTGATGTGTTCCCCATCTACATTGGAGATGATCGTACGGATGAAGATGCATTCAGGGTGTTGCGAGAGAAGAACGAAGGCTATGGCATCTTAGTTTCAGCAGCCCCGAAAGAAACCAGTGCATACTACTCTTTGAGAGACCCATCTGAGGTAAGATGGTGCCGATGATTATGGACACATCACAAATGAAAATGGGATTTGGATgtgattggttgcaccaaatgttaTTATATTTCAtggttaatcagtctaatttggtgcaaaatatcatgatttCTGCTgcagccaaacacacccttacCAATTAATTAAAGGAAAATCTACTGTGTTCATCATGCATATGGGTATGTTAATCCAGACAATTCAAATGGGTACAACGGTGCCAATGATTATTGGACACATCACGAATGAAATTCAATGAAATGGGATTAAGGTGCCATTGGTTGCACTAAATGTCATTATATTTCATgtttaatcagtctaatttggtgcaaaatatcatgatttctggtgcagccaaacacacccttacCTAACTAATTAAAGGAAAATCTATTGTgttcatcatgcatatatatggGTATGTTAATCCAGACCAGTGAAATGGGTATGATGGTGCCGATGATTATCAGACAGATCATAAACAAAATTCAATGAAAATGGGGTTAGGGTGCGATTGGCTGCACCAAATGTCTTTATATTTCCTGTTTAATCATTCTAATTTGGTACAAAATATCATGAtttttggtgcagccaaacacaccCTCAACGTAACTAACTAGAGGAAAATCTACTGTGttcatgatgcatatgggtatattaatctagaccattcaaatgaGCGGTACCCATCATCGACGGTAATTAGCCCAATAATCCTAGTGATCATATGATTTCAATCATCAGGTAAtgcccattgaatttggaccaagAACAATGCCCCTTCCTGGCgcagggagggacatgatgaggctgatcaccgtcttccttaggaataactactccgaatccacagagctctctggactcctcacagagcttgCTCAAATCCACTAGGGATCAAATcaggaataattcctaataaaccTAGGATGGGGTTTCAGACTTAAGACtcccaactcaaacaccctaaaaacatgacttactataaatagtaaacctaCTATTTAAAGACAGCCTCCATTCCTACTAGATTTCatggttttcggcaaaaaatagtgagtgtctaatttggcccaaccatgttattctcttaactttgcccttttcatgttgggcacaactcttgcaactcaaatgatcaaaagttatagtcaaactaaaccttactatttttaataaaaaatgaaaataaatgagacttcaacagttgatctgatggaatctcacagaTCCAGTGTGGACATCCTGGCATATCGGCATTGGTTGGCTTAAgtggcttctcctacccaaaatcatatataatatgttgaaaaactcatcccaatttgcgagatacgactgatttaaggttctgactGTCCGGATCATTCTTGCctctaatcgggccttctctggtccatctttgtcatgaaagtgtctgcgatcacttacaccatccatcaaatggccACCAAgctataaataatttttttctttttttctgaagGATCTACTGATCGATGTAAATTTACTCTGCTATACCCCAATGGGCCA contains:
- the LOC131229361 gene encoding probable trehalose-phosphate phosphatase F codes for the protein MDVKSNHASPVLADSLLLTKSRLGIPLNSIPGSSPVSPRAPGFPSSRFFALQKKKSRPSKLDDVRTSGWLDAMKASSRTHKEPSKETNSDAAYCSWTLMHPSALGSFDHIAISAEGKNVALFLDYDGTLSPIVDDPDSAFMSDLMRSVVSNVAKHFPTAIISGRCRDKVYGFVGLAELYYAGSHGMDIMAPKRASGSNTCGQDASSDTNEKDAILFQPAREFLPMINEVFESLIECTKEIDGVKVENNKFCISVHYRCVNEESWDVIGARVSNILQGYPQLQLCHGRKVLEIRPIIKWDKGKALEFLLDSLGLADCSDVFPIYIGDDRTDEDAFRVLREKNEGYGILVSAAPKETSAYYSLRDPSEVMGFLQRLIQWKKSGGTNNNVQPMDV